The genome window acaattttaaaaaataatttaaatagttTTCTCTCGAAAAAAgttctttattcttgtaatatttcaactttttgctttaaaaattacaactttgtcATAATATCAGACTTTTAATCTTGTAATATTCCGaccttttagaaaaaaaaagattagaatCTAAGACTTgaaacttttctttaaaaatgtgacTAATCTCAAAGTATCatgcatttgaaaaaacaaaacttttaatatgatgtttttaaaaaataaatctggtcaTATTcgatattttttctttaaaagttAGAACTTTAATATtgggaggttttttttcttacaaaataaaactaaccttgtaatattatgacttaaaaaaaaataaaacactggaatgttggaattaaaaacaaaacaaaaaaacctgactTAAATCTTATAATGTTgcgctttttttaaatacatttttaaatctaGAAAAAGTTCAatgaatttttttcttccaattaaaattgtaaatgaatttgaatcttgcaatatattttttttacactttgttTCAAacgtgaagaaaaaaagttcaattaaTAAAGGTCATaccttttaaaattgtaaatagaaaatgatggatggatgcagagGCGACAGAACCTGGGAGGGAGTGGGGgaacgcacccccccccccttttttttaactgcctTTGATGTGCCCCTCTGCTCTTTTTACCACATTATATTTTCATCCCCCTTATTTATTGCACTTGGTTGTGCCAATCTGAGCATATGTTGCTTATCAGTAGCATAATAATGCATTATTCGaggtttctttttgttttactttcgaACTTTACCCCATCAGGATTGTTCTCATTTGCTGTATTTTCTGATCATGAGCTCTTCGTGACAATGTGTGTTTCCCTGATTAAATCAATTATATTCAATTGTTCTTATACAACCGcttcatggtgtaccccacctcccgcccgaagatagctgggaaaggggAAGACAAAGAAATTGCATAACAGGAAGCCTTTGTGGCTGAGAAAGTTCAGTGAATGACTCATGCACCATTGGGGTAGGGTTGGGGGATGGGGATTGAAAGCACTTTATAAAGGGGATCGTAAAACTAAATTAGGAAAATAAAGAGGCATGTATCTCATGTTGCATTGAGTCTGATGAAGACATACAACTGCAGGAAGAATACAACTAAAGGAATGACTTCCCATGAAGATTCTGAGAGCTGTTTTGGAGCCAACTGTCTATTCGTTTCCTGTTCGTGTGTGCGTAGTTGAAATGTAAGCAAACAGTGTCTCTGCTTTATGCTCCAAAAAATTTCCTGGTCGGTGGAAGGAATGTGTAgcctatttgtattttttttttaaatagatataCAGAGTAGATACTTGTATAGCATATATGTTACCCTATGGTTTGTAAAAGTCTAATTATGCCACAGTATTTGTTGTACAATTAGTGCATAGTTGGAGGTATATTATCGTCGTCTActccttttcctttcggcttgtcccgttaggggtcgcttctccctttaggggtcgccacatatcctgcatcttcctctcgaacaccaactgccctcatgtcttccctcacgacagcCATCAACcgtctctttggtcttcctcgagctctcttgcctggcagctccatcctcatcatccttcgaccaatatactcactatttctcctctggacgtgtccgaaccatcgaagtctgctctccctaactttgtctccaaaacatcgaacctcggctgtccctctgatgagctcatctCTAATtatatccaacctggtcactcctagagcgaacctcaacatcttcatttccgccacctccagctctgcttcctgttgtctctccggtgccactgtctctaatccgtacatcatggctggcctcaccactgttttataaactttgcccttcatcctagcagagactcttctgtcgcataacacacctgagaccttcctccacccgtcccaacctgcttggaccagtttcttcactccctgaccacactcaccattgctctggacggttgaccccaagtatttaaagtcctccaccattgctatctcttctccctgtagcctcactcttcccccaccacccctctcattcatgcacatatttctgttttacttcggctaatcttcactcctctgctttccagtgcatgcctccatctttctaactgttcctctttGTACCCTTTTTCCcgaagtctaccaccatctgtccctccaagttcctttcctggatgccgtacttacccatcactttttcatcacccctatttccttcagcaacatgtccattacaatctgcacccatcacgactctctctctctgtatgggatgctcagaactactttgtctagctccttccagaatctctctctctctctctctaaacttctagccttactgcctttccacctggtctcctggacacacaatatatcaacctttctccgaatcatcatgtcaaccaactcctgagattttcctgtcatagtcacaacattcaaagtccccacactcagttctaggctctgtgctttcctcttctctttctgccaaagaacccgctttccacctcgtCTTCTTCGATTTCGAGCCACActcgctgaatttccaacggcgccggtggcagacgttgttaaccagggccacaaccgatccggtatggaatgcccttcctgacgcaaccctctgcatttatccgggcttgggaccggcctacagtttgcactggcttgtgccccccattggGCTGCATTTGGAGGAATATTATATTGCTAcataaaatattgcaaaaataatttaaccaatatttacagtatacaaaaTATTTGCTGATAACATTCATAATAAAGTATGTATAATGCATGCATTAGATTTTCCATTATAGAAATGCATTGTTATGGCTGCTTTTGTTATGTTTAAGCttatgtttttccatttgaacaGCATGCACACAATATGATTcagcaaatttttatttggACATCTTGTTTGTGACTTTAAAGATTAAAGAATTGTTGTGATCGTCCCCCTCCTATTGTTTTAACTCATagatatttgtatttctttgtgcCTTTCCCTGGCATTGTTATGCAACATTGTTATAGAAATAATCGCAATTTTATTTCTGTGGACAAAAGTGTGACAGAACCTTAAGAACGTCGAGAAGGAAAACCTACAGTTTTTATGCGAGAGAATATTGGATCTACGTATTCATGCAGTTGTTTTTAAACAGtactgtgttttgcttttttttttttttttttttaggggggaaaaaaatatcgattttttattttatttcttaaacaCCCTGACCGGAAAAGTTTAGAGCGAATAGTGGGTGAGTTTCTCACCATTGATTAATGGGCGCTGAAGTTCTCTGATTGATCGAAAGCGTCGTCAGTCGGGTTGCTCGACCAATCACTGCGCAGCGAGGAAAGGCTGGGCGGGACCAAGTGTGGAGGTGAAGGGATTTATACATAGCAAAGACAGTTTTCGCTCAACTGTGCTCGGAAGTTGTAGCTAGCAGTTTTTCTCCGtctaaactatttttttcccctcctccgtCTTCCactggtatttttttattttacccttTCAGAAAACACTCCGCTTGCTTGAGCGAGAACtactgggagaaaaaaaaaatggagcgcTCCGTGAGGGTGGAGGGGCTCGATATGGAGGCGAGCGCCGAGGACATCCGGGACTTTTTCGCCCGTTTGCACACAACCGTGGGCCGCGTCTACATCCTGGGAGGACCGCAGCACGAGGCCTTGATTGAGTTCGCGTCCGGAAACGATGCTCGACGCGCAGTTCGCTACAGCGGGCGTTTCCTGAAAGGCTCAAAGGTGATTTTACACCCGAGTAATATTTCAGAGGTGAAACGGAAACTAACGTACTtttggaagaagaagaacaaacgTTCCCTCCGTGAATCTCTGCCGCATGTCGAAGAAAGGTCCCTGGGACCTGCTGTTATTATCCCACAGACATCACCCGATGAACGTCGTGACCCGAGAACGGCACCGCCACCTGTAGCCGATGAAGTGATCCAGACTTCCGACAAGCCCGGTGATCCTAGAACTGCGCCAGCCCGTTCTCCCACAATTTCATCACCTCCTGATCACACTGAAGTTGTACAGACTTCCGACAAGCCCCGTGATCCCGCACTATATTCGCATAACGCTCCTAATGGGTCTTTGCAGACCTTCGATAAGTCAAGTGATCCTCGAACACCCCCCATTGTCAAAGCAGGTCCACAGATGTGTGATAAGCCATGCGATCCCAGAACAACTCCTGTTGCCAGTGGGTATCCACAGACGTGTGAAGAGTCACACGAACTCAGAATTTCCTCACCTATTGTTCCGAGTGATTTTCTACAGACTGCTGATAAGACGCCAACCCCCGAGGTTTATAAACCTTTTGTTCCAAGTCTCTGTCCACTGAGATGTGACAAACCACTTTATACAGCTTTTTCCGGTCCTGTTGAGAGCATACAGACTTCTGATGAGTCACAGACACCGGACCCTTTACGGAATGCGTTTCTTTTGGGGGTTTGTACTGTGTTGGAAAGTCTCCAGTCCTATCAAAGTGAACAGCGGGAGGTTTTGCCAGACCTTGACCGGCAAGAGGACAGCAGCGCAATTACACCAAAAACACAGGTATCGATGCCAGGCTACGTGAGGCTGTTTGGACTGCCAGCCTCGACCACAAAGGAGGACATTTGTTCTTTCTTCAAAGGGCTGAAGGTGGAGGAAGTCGTAGTAAACATGAAGTTGGAACACCGTCACGTGTGCCTCGTCAAGTTTTCCCGCAAGCAATACTCTGTTGATGCGCTGCAGTTTAACAACAAGTACATGGGGCCCATCTGTGTGGAGGTACGCAAAGCCACAGAGATGATGTGGAACCTAGCGATAGCAGAATGTGAAAATGCTCACGCAGAGAAGTGTGAGAGAAACTCCCTCACAGACTCGGCACACCGCAAGAATACACTCAGGTCGGAGGACAAATGCAACCCCACCCAAAAACCCAGAGTTACCAGTCCAAGTAAAGAGTACATTGTCAAGGTCCGCAATCTCCCTCTCGTGACAACTAAGACTGATTTAAGGAGATTGTTTAAATGTCATGAAATAGCAAGGTCAAAAATACAACATCTACTCGACAAGAATTGCAACAGAACAGACACAGCTTTTCTCATTTTCAACCAGAAGGCAGATTACGAATATGCAATGACCCGTGATGGCTTGCTCGTTGGCTCAGGACACATAGAAGTGTCAGCAATAAGTAGAGGTGAGATGATGGAAATGCAAAGGGAAAACACTGGCCTAAGAACACTTGGAAGAGGACAACCCACACAGGAAGTGAGATGCTGGGAAAGAAACTGAATCCTGACACAAAAACATGCCCATTGGTTCAGAACATGCCTGAATGCATGAAGGAAagcctgataaaaaaaaaaaagctttcctaCAAAGTCACAACAGACGATATAACTATTTTAAGTGACGATGGCAAAGCTTCTTGCACGGCCATGGTGCGGTTTAAATCATTGAAACTTGTTTCCATGGCCTGTAAACTCGGCCAAGAGTAGCTGGGAGAAAACGCGATTATAAAGCTGATTACTACGACTCAAATGAACAACTTTGCAAACGAGGGACTGCATTAAATGGAGTAGCTGTAAACTGGAAgtcttaacttaaaaaaaaaaaattaaaaagtcattGTCACAGATTGAAACTTTTTCTAGGTCCTCTGACCTAAATTGTCTTAGCTCCCCAACCCCTGTCTCAAAGGCAGTTTTTGGACTGGTGCCTTGGACAAAGCAGCATTTCATCATAAACATCATCCATGAGACTGTCTTGAAGGAACTGCATTTGTCTCGTGTAGGGTTGCAGACAACTTGGTTTTGTTCTTGAAGATCTTTTTGTTACAACCCGTTACAAGGACACTTGTATGTTGTCAAATATAGCAAGTAGAAAACCTTTTATGTAATTTGTTTATTGCAGGGATTGAACATTTTTATGTTGTGGCATAATCGGCAAACAACCTCctacccacccatccattttctgtattcaaagtaaaagtaaatgtttttttacagaCCTAAAATAGTCAAAAATAAAACGTTTACTAAAAGAATTTATGTACAAACAGTTACTCCTAAATGTTCACTCCAAACGGACACATTGTGAAGACCAATGTCTTGGGGTGTTACATCATCTCTAGAATCTGAGGGGCCCATCCAAGAACCGATACTGacctggagaaaaacaaaatggggaaagacAATTAAAACATCAGGCAAGGACGTGCCATGTTAATTTGAACTTGTTTCTAAGAGTATCATTGTTAACAATTTAAACGGCCACAAAGTTCTCACAGTATCATCGTTTACAATTTAACGGTCACAAAGTTCAACCAGATGGATGTTCGTGGTAACAAACCTGTGGCTGAATATAAGCTTAAACAGCACAAGCCGTGAAGCCCGGACCACATTTTTAGTTGAATTTGAATAAAGTGTCACAGTGCAAAGGTGAGCTGATTGCTAGTGTACCTTTAGCTAAGGCTCGAGAGTATCTGTCGCTGCTTCTTGCCAAACTGGAAGAGGGCGATGACAAGAAACTTGAGTTCAATGAGGAGCTGCTCAGACTATGACCCTACGGAGAGGTCATCAAGATTAAAACACGATCATACTTAGGcaggaaaaacaaatactgaCGATATGAGAGGTTAAGACAATCATCTCAAAGTAGAACGCAGGTACCTTAAGGTTCACGTTAAAGTTGAAACACATTTATtgccattgactgctttagaagtcaaatagccATGTTAACGGAGAgggatggcagtgaatgagtgttTAATAGAGTGCAAGTGGAAGAGAGGCAACTGGACTTACTGGTTGTTGATTCACCATTTATCCAAAAGGCTTTCTCAGTTCTACATTTTTGGTACAGAGTTACCATATTCATGTCTCACTGTGGGCGTCCTTTGTAAATGGCCTACCGTTTAGCATAACGACGAGTCCTTCCTTTGTCAATGTGAGGTGTTAGGCTGTTGTAAGCGGATGAGAGGTGATGTTGCAAACGTCCTGCTCCTCGTTTGACACAGATGGCTTTTGTTCCTTCGGTCCCCTGACTCAGGTTTGTTCAATATTTTGACATTGGGCCTCTTTGTAAAGTCCAATCTCCTAACCTTTATACCATCTTTTCTTTACCTTAGTAGAACATCTGGCCTAGGCGAGATgaaaaggtgcttcctttcgGACATAGGAAATGACCACGCTGATTATAATTCATTCTACTCAACTAGTCCTAACTGACGGCGAGTATTGATTATGTGAGTCTCTGGGGTGGAAGACTCCAGCATCTTTGAGTCGAGTTGGTGAACTTCGTCGGTGGCTTATTGCTCTCAATGTCGTTGCTCCAAATCATTAGGGtgacaacaactttccttttGTAAAACCCTGGAGGAGTAACTATTGGTAAATGTGGGATAAAAGTTGTATCGAGGTAGCTTTCCTAAGCATTATTAGAATGCATACAACCTTTCCTCCAAGTACTTCCGTGTCATTTCCTACTGCAAGGAAAGGAAAGTTCCTAAGCAAAAACAAGAATTGAAGATGTgcattgttttcaaatgaatatCTCTACTCTTCCAGAACCAAGAAGTCCAGTTGCCTCTGTTCAACATCCGTGGATTGCCATGAATGTAGCGCCTTACTTCTGGCGCTATAGTCTTCAGTCTGTATTCCATCAGCAGCTCTGTTAGTTTCTGTGTCACCTTCAGCACCAGCTGTGCATCGCTTTCGTTCTCTATCCGGAAGGTCTCCTGAAAAGAAGAAATTCTATATTACTGTAGGTCAATGCTGAGCAGAGGAATGAGTGGCATGAAATGAAGCACCAACCAAATAATGAAGCAGTGAATCTGAATCACAGCCACCGTCAGATGGTGCTTTCATGGGTCTTGGCCTGTCAAAAGGTTTCTTCGTAGGTATGTCCATTAAGCTGCCTCCCATCTGGGGGCCCTGGTACTGGTCAGGAAACATTCGACCAGAACCAAAACGGTCGCGTCCATTATTTTGGCTAAAATCATCTTCAGGCTCATGCGGATACGGTCTTGGACTCATATCGGCGTCTGAGAAATGTTGCTTGGGTGAAAAGCATTCAAAGTTGGAGGACTCATATTCATCCTGATATTTATCGGGATTGGAGTCTGAGAAACGTCGCTCAGATGCAAAGCGTTTGAAGTTGGGAGGCTCAAATTCATCTTGATAGTCACCCGAAAATTCATCATAAGGACCTTCATCAGGAGGAAACTCCTCATGACGAGACTGGTCACTGAAGATTGGACCTAGGAAACCAGAGTAATGTTTGATCAGATGACATATTACAGGACAGAGTAGGAAGCTCCAGAACAAATGATTTACCAAAGGGAGGTCCATTTGGACCCATGCTGGTTGCAGGCAAGGGCTTTGGTTGAGCAGAACCTGGGAACACACAAAAAGTACCCAAGTGGCACCAAGGATCCCAACAGGTAATATTTTAAATGCTGAGAAGTTCAACTTCATAGTAAAGTAACTTACGGAGTCCTTTGAAAGCAGGTACTTTATAGGGCTCTTTCATGATCACCTAAAGTATCACCAGAAACAATTATGAAAATTTAACATGCACAAAGTTATATCTTACCAAGTTCAAGGTCCTGtgaaattttttaaatagttatcCAAGTCAAAACTGACCTTGACTTGTCCCCTCCCTCCCAACTGCTCCACTTCAGCCAAAGAATCTTTAATCATCTTCCTCACAGCAGGGTCTTTGACAGCATCTTCCTCCTCCCAATGGACTTTGTCAGGATGGGCCTTTTTCTGCATAGAAGGCAAAGATGTAGATTTAGAGACTTTTCAAATGTTAACAAACTAGgtttttaatttcaataaaatagGGAGTAAATAGTTCATTCCTCCTGACTGATCACAGAGGCCACCTTATCAACTTGTATTATTTGTCCTTCAAAAGGTTAAAGCACTGTGTTTGGGGTGAGGCGCTTATTCGTTGCAAGTGGATCATGAACCCAGCAATTGACGTGGGGTCTGATTCTCCCATTAACACGCAATTTTTAAGCGGCTGGCCTGGAATGAGTTTCATTTATGCAGGTACTCACATCCAGAATTCTGAGACACCCACCGTGCGTGAAAGTGAATGAAGGAGGCCTTAAGAGGTGATTCATTGCCAATGGACATCGAAGAACAGTGTTTTCCTGAGACTGGAAAACAGCCTATTTGCTATTGACCAGAGTATAGTCTGTTCGGGGggggagacacacacacgcacgcacactcacatTTCTCAAGGAAATATGAAAGTAATTAAGTATTAATGATGCAGTGTCCCAAGGCACCATGCAGATTTGCTTGGTCAGGGAGCACTTTAAGGTTGACTCTCGCCAAAACACCACAACCAACACCATTTTACCACTATCTGGGTAAAATTGGACCAGGATGTCGCTGCCATGGGGAGGGATACACATTCTGCCACTGTACTGAAGCAAAAatggagagacagagacagacaaaGGGCCTCTCTCACTGGCAGAGACGTCGCCAAGACTGATCAGTGGTGGGGATTTAGGGATCCG of Phycodurus eques isolate BA_2022a chromosome 4, UOR_Pequ_1.1, whole genome shotgun sequence contains these proteins:
- the rbm12ba gene encoding RNA binding motif protein 12Ba, producing the protein MERSVRVEGLDMEASAEDIRDFFARLHTTVGRVYILGGPQHEALIEFASGNDARRAVRYSGRFLKGSKTSPDERRDPRTAPPPVADEVIQTSDKPGDPRTAPARSPTISSPPDHTEVVQTSDKPRDPALYSHNAPNGSLQTFDKSSDPRTPPIVKAGPQMCDKPCDPRTTPVASGYPQTCEESHELRISSPIVPSDFLQTADKTPTPEVYKPFVPSLCPLRCDKPLYTAFSGPVESIQTSDESQTPDPLRNAFLLGVCTVLESLQSYQSEQREVLPDLDRQEDSSAITPKTQVSMPGYVRLFGLPASTTKEDICSFFKGLKVEEVVVNMKLEHRHVCLVKFSRKQYSVDALQFNNKYMGPICVEVRKATEMMWNLAIAECENAHAEKCERNSLTDSAHRKNTLRSEDKCNPTQKPRVTSPSKEYIVKVRNLPLVTTKTDLRRLFKCHEIARSKIQHLLDKNCNRTDTAFLIFNQKADYEYAMTRDGLLVGSGHIEVSAISRGEMMEMQRENTGLRTLGRGQPTQEVRCWERN
- the si:ch211-197h24.6 gene encoding uncharacterized protein si:ch211-197h24.6, with the protein product MDFNSPNNKPNSGSNWKAKNKYGKGKYRPQPSADIVYVKGTSFQTVPPLSKVLDGIPVLGLQYVWEYRSPSKTVPPHYECKLCRVPRSQHDMIAHVKGWKHNYIYMKKAHPDKVHWEEEDAVKDPAVRKMIKDSLAEVEQLGGRGQVKVIMKEPYKVPAFKGLRSAQPKPLPATSMGPNGPPFGPIFSDQSRHEEFPPDEGPYDEFSGDYQDEFEPPNFKRFASERRFSDSNPDKYQDEYESSNFECFSPKQHFSDADMSPRPYPHEPEDDFSQNNGRDRFGSGRMFPDQYQGPQMGGSLMDIPTKKPFDRPRPMKAPSDGGCDSDSLLHYLETFRIENESDAQLVLKVTQKLTELLMEYRLKTIAPEGHSLSSSSLNSSFLSSPSSSLARSSDRYSRALAKGQYRFLDGPLRF